The sequence GTCGTACTACCGTGGAAGTCCATATTGGGGATATCCCTTTGGGCAGCATGCATCCTATACGGGTGCAGTCGATGACTACTGCCGACACCATGGACACCCGGGCAGTGGTGGAGGAGTGCATACGTCTCATAGAAGCAGGCTGTGAATATGTGCGCATTACCGCACCCAGCATCAAAGAGGCAGAAAATTTAGCCAACATAAAAAAGGAGCTTAAGCGCAGGGGCTATGCCACCCCTTTGATTGCCGACATACATTTTACCCCTAATGCTGCCGAAGTAGCCGCGCGTATTGTGGAAAAGGTGCGCATCAACCCCGGCAACTATGCCGACAAAAAGCGCTTTGAAATCATAGACTATACCGATGCTGCCTATGAAGCAGAGCTGGAGCGTATCCGTAAGAAATTCATCCCTTTGGTGAAAATATGCAAAGAATACGGCACAGCGATGCGCATAGGTACCAATCACGGTTCTTTGTCTGACCGCATCATGAGCCGCTATGGCGATACCCCTTTGGGTATGGTGGAATCGGCGTTGGAGTTTTTACGCATCTGCGAGGAGTTCGACTACCATAATATCGTCTTGTCGATGAAGGCAAGCAACCCGCAGGTGATGGTGCAAGCCTATCGTTTGCTGGTGCAAAAGATGGAAGAAGAAGGCATGCAACCTTATCCCTTGCATTTGGGTGTAACCGAGGCAGGCGATGGCGAAGATGGGCGCATCAAATCTGCCATGGGCATTGGTGCTTTGCTCGAAGACGGACTGGGCGATACTATACGGGTATCGCTTACAGAAGACCCTGTGGAAGAAATACCTGTAGCAAAAGCACTGGCGGAGCGCTACCATAAGCGTGCAAACATGCAGGAAACAAGCCTGCCCGAAGTCATACGGCTTTCTTATGACCCCTTTGCTTATCAGCGTCGCAGCAGTCGCCGCCTTGGCTCCATAGGAGGCGAGCAAGTGCCGCGTGTGATTGCCGACTACAGCCACCTTGTTGCCGTAGAACCTGTTGATTTGAAGTCTATAGGGCATTACTACCTGCCGGCTACCGACAAATGGCATATGAAAGACGACGGTGCCGACTTTGTTTATTTAGGCAAACAAGCGGTGCCTTTCATGCTGCCCAACGGGCTGAAAGCCATACAAGACCATGAGATATGGATAAAAGAGCCAGAAACACCCCATGTCTTCCCTTTGATACCTTTCAGCCAGTGGCTGCAAGCAGATTGCCGTTTGCATTCAACTTGCAATTTCGTGCGCTTGTCGGTCGATGAACTTATGCAGGTAGATACCCCTCCCGGACGCTTGCAAGATGAAAATATAGTGCTGGTGCTTTACACAGAGCGGACGCACGCTATGCCCGCCTTGCGCCGTGCTTTTCTGCGTCTGATGGAGTGGGGCATAGAAGTGCCGGTTATCGTGGAGCGCCAATACACAGAATCATGGGAGGAGCTTATCCTTTATGCTTCTACAGATGTGGGTGGCTTATTGCTCGATGGCATGGGCGATGGAGTATTTTTGCGCCCTCCAGCAGGAAATAAAGACAAAGCGGCACTGTTGCTTGAGTTGAAGCAACTCAACCAGCTGGCATTTGGTATTTTGCAGGCAAGCCGAACCCGTA comes from Thermonema lapsum and encodes:
- the ispG gene encoding (E)-4-hydroxy-3-methylbut-2-enyl-diphosphate synthase, which translates into the protein MELSIAKYYCPSMTTYRRRTTVEVHIGDIPLGSMHPIRVQSMTTADTMDTRAVVEECIRLIEAGCEYVRITAPSIKEAENLANIKKELKRRGYATPLIADIHFTPNAAEVAARIVEKVRINPGNYADKKRFEIIDYTDAAYEAELERIRKKFIPLVKICKEYGTAMRIGTNHGSLSDRIMSRYGDTPLGMVESALEFLRICEEFDYHNIVLSMKASNPQVMVQAYRLLVQKMEEEGMQPYPLHLGVTEAGDGEDGRIKSAMGIGALLEDGLGDTIRVSLTEDPVEEIPVAKALAERYHKRANMQETSLPEVIRLSYDPFAYQRRSSRRLGSIGGEQVPRVIADYSHLVAVEPVDLKSIGHYYLPATDKWHMKDDGADFVYLGKQAVPFMLPNGLKAIQDHEIWIKEPETPHVFPLIPFSQWLQADCRLHSTCNFVRLSVDELMQVDTPPGRLQDENIVLVLYTERTHAMPALRRAFLRLMEWGIEVPVIVERQYTESWEELILYASTDVGGLLLDGMGDGVFLRPPAGNKDKAALLLELKQLNQLAFGILQASRTRTTKTEYIACPSCGRTLFDLQETTAMIRRHTEHLKGVKIGIMGCIVNGPGEMADADYGYVGSGKGKITLYRGKEVVRRNVPSEQAVEALIELIREDGRWIEPPAPVE